The following proteins come from a genomic window of Micromonospora zamorensis:
- a CDS encoding cold-shock protein — MAQGSVKWFNAEKGYGFIAVDGGQDVFVHFSAIEMDGYKALDDGQRVEFEIAQGQKGPQAEHVRVIA; from the coding sequence GTGGCACAGGGCAGCGTCAAGTGGTTCAACGCCGAAAAGGGCTACGGCTTCATCGCCGTCGACGGCGGTCAGGACGTGTTCGTTCACTTCTCCGCGATCGAGATGGACGGCTACAAGGCGTTGGACGACGGCCAGCGGGTCGAGTTCGAGATCGCCCAGGGCCAGAAGGGCCCCCAGGCGGAGCACGTACGCGTCATCGCCTGA